The Canis lupus baileyi chromosome 5, mCanLup2.hap1, whole genome shotgun sequence region GGTACTGGATAGTTAACAACCAGACAAGTCCAACCCCCTAAGGAAGGCCTGTGGACCCCAGTGCCCTTACCTCTCTAGCATCCATGAGAGTGCCCACACCCACCGTCAGGGCCATGGTGGGCACCTTGGTGAGGTCACCATCGAAGAACCTAGCATTGGCCAGGATGGTGTCCATAGCCAGAGTCTTCACACGGGTCCTGGATACCAGACTGGAGCCTGGCTCATTGAAGGCAATGTGTCCATCAGGCCCGATGCCTGCCCAAGAGAAACAGCCAGGACAACCCTGTCAGCCCCAGAGATCCAAGATTTTAAGAATGGACAATCTACCCTTCCCCACCTGGGGTGTGTGAAAATCTTTGAAATCACAACTCTGTTCTCATTCACCCCCAGGGAAGATACACTGCAAGCATaggtcctctcctctccccacatcCTGCCCATTTTCTGTTTGAGGCACACACACATTTCTGTTTGTCTGGTCACCTTGCTACCACCACCCTCGAAAGCTAAGTAAGCAGTACTCCAAATAGCTTCTGCTTCAGCAGATCATTGAAGGGTAACTTCTTTAACTTCTTTCTCCTGCCAGTAGTCAAGGGTCCTGGTGCTGGGATAGCCCcagcaaataaaaagcagagactGAACAAGGGTTGCAAAGTTTATAAAATCTTAGAACATGAGAGCTCTCagccttttcctcctaccctgaAGTAAAGAAGAGTTAGGTCTAGAGCAGTAAAAGGCACTCCAACTTACTACCCCTGTAGATGACTTCAGAGGTGGCAAAAAGATGGAAACCTAAGGGGACAGCCCAGGGTAGGAAGAGAACACAGACTGACAGGGGAAACCCTAGGTTCCTGCTTTCTTTCCACTGCTCtggctgaccttgggcaagtcacaaaACTTCTCTGGTTCAAATGGCTATCTATAAGGTGCAGGGGCTGAGTGTGGAATCTTCTGGAACTATATGAGTCTTTGATTTTTACTGTGTAGGTTAAGTCCCATGGACTGATCCATATAAAAACTTAAGGAACAAAATCTTAGAGTCCAAATCCAAATATCTCACTTTACCATGAAGGCACTAAGGTTCAGAAAAAGGAGATGTCCAAAACCACACGGTCAATGAGTGGCCCAGTCAAGGCAGGGAGTGAGGGCTCCTACTCTGTCTTCCCTGCCTACGCAAGGTGATAAATGATTCCCACTGTTACTACTGCACTGTGAGGAAGCTGTTGGGAGACAGGCCTAGGTCTTACCTTCCCCTCCACGTGTTTGCACCACCCTGGGCCTGCCCTGGACACATAGCGCAAAGTGTCACACTCACCTCCGACAAACAGCTCGATGCCCCCCGCGGCTCTGATCTTCTCTTCAAAGGCGTCACACTCAGCCTGCAGGTCAGCTGCATTCCCATCCAGAATGTGGGTGTTTTCTGGGCGGATGTCAATGTGCTTGAAGAAGTGGTTCCACATGAAGGAATGGTAACTCTCCGGGTGGTCTCGAGGAAGGCCTGTGGGGCCGCGGCTACACTCAGTCATGCCAGGTGGAGCCAGAGCCCTCCTCCCAAGGAGGATGCCGAGAGGCCCTCAGACCTCCACAACACTTGCAGGGGAATGCCTATAAGGGGGCCTTGGGCACCCATCCTCTGACCCCGAGCCACTGGCCATCGGCTGAGATGGTACCCCTGTGCCCACCCACCACCACAGGTGGCGGCAGGACTGGGCCAGAGTAACTGCACATCAAGAGCCTGAGAAATCCCCTCATCTGGATCTCCTTCACACAGGCAGTAATTGTAGACGGGAGGCCAGGGCTACTCTCTGCTTCCTGAGAAGGCCTAGCAACCTGGGCATAGGCCTTGGGCCATCTGGGAAAGGAAGCATGCATACCCCCTGCCCTGTGCCTCCCACCCCACCATTCACCCCCATATACCCCTTTCAGCCTGAATCCCAACCTGAACACCAGCTGGTTGGAGAGAATTATCTCAGGGCTTCCCCAAAATGATTTCTAGCCAAGAAGAAAAAGTTTCAAGTGGATGTTTAATTAAACATGAAGAGTGTTTAATgccagccttaaaaaggaatgaaattctaacACATACTGCAACATGGACAAACACTGGGAGGTTTTGTTGAGTGAAATACGCCAGTTGCAAAAAAGGCAAGAACTCTACGATGCCACTTAAACGAGGTATCCTGAGTAGTGAAATTCACAGAAGCGGTAAAATGCTAGTTGCTAGGGCTTGGGAAGCAGCACATGGGTAGTTGGTGTGGAATAgtagagtttcagttttccaagatgcaaagagttctggagattggttgcacaacaccGTGAATATACTTAACGCTGCTGAACTCCACATAAAACAATTGCTGGATGGTAAATTTTACGTGTATCTTACcacaactgaaaacaaaaatgtttaaagtgaAGCCTTACGAAATGAtgggagaggggggcagggagacgGAAGACCAAGGTATAGCTTCCCAGCACCGGAAGGGCCACcagtctctgctcctctcccagtgTGCCCAGCAGGGAGGGGAGCTAGAGGATGACACGGAAAGACCAGACACAGACACTGGGGAACACACCCAGCCACGATCCCCCTGGTTACAGAAAGAAGTGGCGTGGAgctagggaggaggaggagatgctcttatatttaaaatgctcGCTGTGTACAAAAGGCTCCCCTACCTGGTAGATCCCTTAATGCTTACAACCCGAGGTCAGCTGTCATGGCACCATTTTGTAGGTGAGTACACCAAGGCCTGGGAGAGATGGGTGTCGCTAATTGAGCTTATCACCAAACATCACTGGTTCCCGGAGACATCCCCATTCTACTCCTGGGCTGAGCccggagggggaggagcaggaccCTCCTGGAATCATGTAAGACCTTGAAAGAGACAGACTCACCCACGTACTCATCCATGTTGAAAGTCTTCACATATTTGAAGGACAGGTCTCCATTCTTACAGTACTCAATGAGCTTCTTGTAGCAACCAATTGGGGTGCTCCCTGCAAGAGAGGCCACAGCCATGAACACCCTTCAGCTCCTAGTTCCTGAGGAACAAGTCAGGATTCTTCAGGAGGAAGACCCTATGAGATCTGAGACGGCAGGTCAGATCCGAAGTCCGGCCCCCGGTGCCCCAGTGCCAACTGCCATCCCGTAAGTGCTTCTgaatgcccccctcccccccagactGCCAGCTCCAGGGCAGGCCTGTGCCTGTCCGCTCTGCTGCTGAATCCCGGTGCTCAGCACACTGCTGAGGGGAATGACTGGATTAGGAACCTGGGTAAATATCACACTTACATATTCCCTGAGCAACCAGTATGTGGGAGGCAGTGGGCCACAAGATGGGAACATGGAGGAGGGAGAGCCACAGCAGCCACGGTGAAAGAGCTCCGGGTCTAGGACTGCAACGTGAAGCAGTAATGTCCGCCGTGACCAGGCTAAGTCTACGGGGTTCAGGGAAGACTTCCCCAAGGGGCAGCAGACTCATTTGAGTTGAGTCTCATTAAAAAGTCTCTAtgtcataaaacataaaaaaggcAGGAAGACCTCTGTagattaaaaaactaaatatgcaTGAAGTTTGGATACTGGATTATTGGggggaaaaacataaaagataaatgtggacgggatccctgggtggcgcagcggtttagcgcctccctttggcccacggcgcgatcctggagacccgggatcgagtcccacgtcgggctcccggtgcatggagcctgcttctccctctgcctgtgtctctgcctctctctctctctctctgtgtgtgactatcataaataaataaaagttaaaaaaaaaaaaagataaatgtggacaattaagaaaaaatgttacTATTGTCTGTATATCAGTGATACTATGGAATGATTTTTAATAGGTATGATTGCAGCGCTATAGTTATGCAACAGGATGTACCCTTATTCTGAGGAGATACATGCCCAAAGAGCAGAGGTCAAGTGTCAGAAGGTTTGGAACTTACCTTCAAGTAGCTcattaaaaagtgtgtgtgtgtgtgtgtgtgtgtgtgtgtgtgtgtgtagacagagAATatgaggcagaagagatgaaGGGTAAATGTGGCAAATGTTAATAGCTGGTaaggctgggacgcctgggtggctcagtggttgagcatctgcctttagcccagggcgtgatcctggggtccgaggatcgagtcccgcatcgggctccctgcatggagcctgcttctccctctgcctgtgtctctgcctctctctctctctctgtgtctctcataataaataaataaataatcggTAAGGCTAGGAAAATGGTACTGTCCTTTCAgcttttgtaaatatttgaaatatttttaaaataagttggaggggcacctgggtggcttagttaaatgtctgcctttggcttaggtcatgatcttggggtcctgtgatcgagttccacatcaggctccctgtaagaagcctgcttctccctctgcctctctctctctcatgaataaatatttttaaaaaaataagaaaatggaaagaagccCCACCCAAATCAGATTGCTCTTTTCAGCATCTACTAATGGCTTCTCATTTCAAAAAGTGACAACCAATCCTCACAAAGTCTCTACATACCTTGGCCCCTGGTTACCACCAGCAGCTCCAGGTAGGTCCACCTCAGCCAGCATTGCTCTTCCTTCAGGGACCTATGTGATTCTCACTTCTGGCCTTTACTCAAATGTTGCTTTCTCAGAAGGACCTTCCCTGCCACCATAGCCAACGCTGTAACCGCCACCCCTGCCTAGACACTCCTTATCCCCCTTccctgtttcattcttctccttcaCTCATCACCATCTAATATACTCTGTATTTTGTCAATTAACTTGCTTATTCTGTCCCACTCAGGAAGGCAAGACTCTATGTCTTTGTCATTGTATCCGCAGCACCTAGAAGAGCTCAGCATACAGTGGGCATTCAACAAATACCTGCTGAATGGAAgttccctccctgtccccatcaTCAGTCTGTCCCTAAGACAAGGCCTCAGCCATGCCTGAGCCACACACTTCCCCGGCCTCCCGCTGAGCTTCATCATGTCCACTTTCCAAATTTGTTTCCCATCAATTCTGTGCTCCCCAATATCTAGCCAATACattccttttctgcttaagtTAGCCAGAGTTGGTTTCTTTGGTTTCCACCCAGAGCCCTGACAGAAGCCATGCTCCAAGGAACCAAAATGGAAATACTGTGCTGGTTCAGGTAGGACAGTCGGGAAGGGGCCAGATCTCAGAGGACCCTGAATGCCACACTGAGAAGCTGGGATCTGATTGTGCAGGTGATAGGGAGTTAGGGAGGGATCTCAGCAGAAGCAGAGACTCTGACCTAGAGAAGCACCACAGTTAGAAAACAGGATGTTAGTGCAGCCCCTCCAGGACCTGAGACATTAGTGGTTTCACAGAGACGTGCAGATACTGCTCCCACAAACCTCTCTGGTGCAGAGGCCCACAAACTTCATCCCACAGGCCAAACCTAGCCTGCTGCCAGTGTTTATACAGCTCAtcagttttttacatttttaaagtaaaatatcagAATAATATTACTTTGTGACATGTGAGAATTATATAAATTCAAACTTCAGCATCCATCAAGTTTTATTGGTAGATGGCTATGCACATTCATTTATGTGTTATCTGCAGCACTTTTGAGATACAAGGACAGTAAGCAGTTGCAACAGAGGCTATATGGCAGGGAAGCGTAAAATATTGACTCTGTAAccatttacagaaaaagtctgaaaaaaaaaaaaaaagaaaaagtctaagTCTCCTGCTCTAGTGGATGCCACACTGGGACAAATCCACCCAAACTTGGAGAGAAAGAATCAGGACATTTGCCTTGAGGAGCTGGGGTCAAAAAAATATCCTCCCATAAAGGCACTATTCTGATTTTTCCATAAGAAACTGAGACTAGGGTCgcttgggtggctgagtgggttaagggtctgccttcggctcaagtcatgatcctggagtcctgggatcgggtccacactgggctccctgatcagcaggggagccagcttctctctctgtgtgtgtctctccctcagctcgtgcactctctctctttcaaataaatgataattttttttaaaaagtcccttgGCTCTGTGAGCCCACATACCTGGCCCCTTAAAAACCCTAATGCTCGCTCACTTTCGCGAAATCCTTGGCACCCTCTCCATCCCACAACGCACCAGTAGGAAGTCCCAGGGTGAAGTACTTGTCTGGCCCTGGGTTGAACTGGATGATGCGGTTCCTGATGTACTTGGCTGCCCACTCGCTGGCCTGAGAATAATGGTCCAGGATGATTAGCTTCATCTTGTCCTGGAGGCGGCAGGTGACAAAAGGAATCCGTGGTAAAGGACAGGGAGATAGGGATGCAGGCggccggggggaggggagaagtcCTTCTCACCCAGCAACACCCTCTCCCAGGGTGTCTCTGAGAGAGGAGGAGGTAAAGACCCCACCGTCCAGTTCACACAGGCTGGGCCCAGCGCCGCCGCCACCCACCAGGAGGCGCTGCTGGAGGACCGACCGGGTTCTGACCCCAGTCCCTCCATTTACCAGCTAACCAACCGCAGGACCTTGGTCAAAGGGCTCGAGTTCTCCCAGCCCGTTTCTTCTTCCGCGAAAATGAGGACAACAGCACCTCCCTGACAGAGTCCACGATGGCGAGTATCCGACGAGGCTGCACGAGCACCACACAGTAGTGGGCTCGGATCCGGCGCTCGACCGCCCCGTCCCGCCCCTCCACCCCACGCGCTGGGTATTCTGGATCCCGGCCTCTTCCTCGCTGGAGGGGGCCTGCGGTCGGCTCGGGCCACCAGGGCAGGGAGAGCCACGGGCCTCCCGGGAGGGGTGCTGCGCTGCCGCCCGCCGGCCTGGCTCTGCGGACCGTCAGTTCCCCCAGAGCACACGGGGGACGTAACCTTCCCGCGCGGCGACCCGAGCGGGAGGCGGAGGTGGCCGTCTAGGCCAACCCAAGGACACGGGAGGCTCTCCCGACCCCGATGGCGACCCCACCGCCCCTCCGGCCCCGCGCCGGGAAGGGGTCCCGGCAGCCCGCGGGCTCCGGCCTGGGGACCCGGggcggggtcggggtcggggtcagcgcccgcgcccgcccccgcccgcgaggagggccccgccggccccgccggccccgctcCCCACTTACTCGGACGCCTCCCGCGGCGGCGGCTGCAGCAGCgccggcggccccgccccgcgcggctcACGTGGCCCCGGGTCACGCGGAGCCCGCCCCGGGGGGCCGAGTGCGGGCGGACGCGCAGGGGCCCGGCTCGGAGCCGActccgccccgcccgccgcccgccgccctctCGGGAGCGCGCGGGCCTGGGagcggccgcggggcggggagctGCGGGGGGACGAGCAGAATCGCTCCCCGACGGGTCCCGGGGTTGGGCCTGGCTCTGCCTTCGGTTTAActtttttagctcttttttttcctttaacctaGATATTACAACTTTTTTGCCTTAAATGCAAttggatttttcttcctttttttccccttctgagcTTAATCTTCACAGCAGTCTGTACTAGGGAAAAAAGGAGGTCGGTGGTTGCCCCAGCGCCCCACCCCCAGATAGCACTGCCAGCAGTGTAGGCTACATTTCCAAATTGTTTTCCCTcgaatatacttattttttacagaaatgggAACACGCCACACGTGGCGTTCACATGGAGCAAGGTGGGGATTGGGCGCACCCCTCCCCTGGGGCCCAGCTGCAGCTCCAGAGCAGCTTGATGGAGGTGCTGTCCGTCTGGTGAGGCCCTACGCGATGTGGTGGAGCTACTACCTCTACAATTCTGTGGACTTGTTCCTTCTGCAGTCAGAAACCTCATCTCAGCTTGAGCACTGTAGATTTTTCACAACCCCAGTCTCCAGACACATCAGATAATGGGGCCTGGTCTGCAGCAGCTGCATTCAGATGGTTCCAGGAAGAGTGACCTCATGTAACTTTAATTGGGCctgtcaccctcaccccccaccccccttaccCTTTCTGTAGGGAACCAATTCCAGGTCTCAATTAAGCCTGGCAGCTCTGGAATCAAAGAGCTTAGGGGACGAATCAGAAAGATCTCGTCTAGTCAATCCCTGGTTCTGGAGCAAGTGACTCCAGCAAATGACTCAACTTCTCCAGCTCTGAATTTTCTCTTCTGGAACACGAGAATTGAATGGGAATAAGTAATAGTGATCTCGTGTATTTGTTGTGAGTACTGGATGAAACAGTGGCATAGCTTGGCTCTCATGGCCAGCCATGATTACCTCTTCCCCAGCTTCCTTGCAGCCTTCTTTGCCCTGATATGCTCCCTGTCCTAACCAACTGTCCCCTCATGTCCCTCCCACTGCACGCCTGGGTTTAAACTTACCCATACCCAACCTTCCATCTTCTTGTGTTAGAACTAAAATGGGCTAATTAAAAGAATTGTGGATTCATCCTCACAGTGGAACACTCTGTAGCTCTCCTGTGGAGGGACTGGTACATTTTCATTGCTCTTGCTTTGAGGAAACACATTGCCCCAAGCCTCAGAAAATCCTATGCAGTCCCTGAGGTTCATGTGAGGTTTGTGAAGCTAGTCCTACCCCTTGGCCTAAGATCTAATCAATTAGAAATCTCCATGCCCCTGGCCGTGATTGATTCGGGGCTAGGCAGACATGGAAGATGCGTAACCAACAGCCACTCACAGGCTCCCTTCTTGGCTGCTTCCTGCTGTAGCCTCTGGAAAGTTAGCTACTCTCCCACCTTCTCAGTGAGGATGTGGCCAGGTAACCTAGTTCTGGCCAGTGAAGTAAAAACACTGCTCTGGGAAGATACTTGACTTTCTGAGAAAAGTGCCATGCTTGTGAAACAaactgtctctgttcctttccttttcctcctgctTTGAAGGCAGATGTGATGGGTGGAGCTGGGAAGGCCGTGTTATAACCATGAGGCAATAAGCATTAGGATAGAGTGAAGGCTAGAAAGAACTTAAGGACTTAATATTTGACCAGTGCTGGGGCTTCTGCTTCTGGACTTCTTCTAAGTAATAAATATCCTCATGGTTTAAACTTTAAGCCACTGTTAGTAGAGTTTTCTACAACTTGAAGTTGAAAACA contains the following coding sequences:
- the GNPDA1 gene encoding glucosamine-6-phosphate deaminase 1, coding for MKLIILDHYSQASEWAAKYIRNRIIQFNPGPDKYFTLGLPTGSTPIGCYKKLIEYCKNGDLSFKYVKTFNMDEYVGLPRDHPESYHSFMWNHFFKHIDIRPENTHILDGNAADLQAECDAFEEKIRAAGGIELFVGGIGPDGHIAFNEPGSSLVSRTRVKTLAMDTILANARFFDGDLTKVPTMALTVGVGTLMDAREVMILITGAHKAFALYKAIEEGVSHMWTVSAFQQHPRTVFVCDEDATLELKVKTVKYFKGLMLVHNKLVDPLYSIKEKETEKNQPSEKPYGD